Proteins encoded by one window of Halorubrum ruber:
- a CDS encoding helix-turn-helix domain-containing protein produces the protein MGQRSRSSDSSRAERPESAGPSGSDGGGTSDAARSGSDAARDAGRSTGPGGSGDAGVRVEVVVRDPTPAPVAEALPPGAVAEDVDRVRVDGAAVSQFRADRAVDAELVFDGGDEFVYRCRSRAPDQFPSDAVESLGYPVSSVTVRTAPDRVRLGLSLPAADPLGDVIDALEATGGSVRLERLTSSGGADTRSDPVVVDRGRLTERQREVVRTAHRLGYFEHPRGASATEVADAIGIARATFSEHLAAAQRRVFEDLVGG, from the coding sequence ATGGGACAGCGGTCGCGGTCGTCCGACTCCAGCCGCGCCGAACGCCCGGAGTCGGCCGGCCCCTCGGGCTCCGACGGCGGTGGCACCTCGGACGCGGCGCGGAGCGGCTCGGACGCGGCGCGGGACGCCGGGCGGTCCACTGGTCCGGGCGGCTCCGGCGACGCCGGCGTCCGCGTCGAGGTCGTGGTCCGCGATCCGACGCCCGCGCCCGTGGCGGAGGCGCTACCGCCCGGCGCGGTCGCGGAGGACGTCGACCGCGTCCGCGTCGACGGCGCCGCCGTGTCGCAGTTCCGCGCCGACCGCGCCGTCGACGCCGAACTCGTCTTCGACGGGGGCGACGAGTTCGTCTACCGCTGCCGGAGTCGGGCCCCGGACCAGTTCCCGTCCGACGCCGTCGAGTCGCTCGGCTACCCCGTCTCGTCGGTCACGGTCCGGACGGCGCCCGACCGCGTTCGGCTCGGGCTCTCCCTGCCCGCGGCCGACCCGCTGGGCGACGTGATCGACGCGCTGGAGGCGACCGGCGGCTCGGTGCGGCTCGAACGGCTCACCAGCTCCGGCGGGGCCGACACCCGCTCGGACCCGGTCGTCGTCGACCGCGGGCGGCTCACGGAGCGCCAGCGGGAGGTGGTCCGGACCGCCCACCGGCTCGGCTACTTCGAGCACCCGCGCGGGGCGAGCGCGACCGAGGTGGCCGACGCGATCGGCATCGCCCGCGCGACCTTCTCGGAACACCTCGCGGCGGCGCAGCGCCGCGTCTTCGAGGACCTCGTCGGCGGGTGA